DNA sequence from the Sphingomonas taxi genome:
GACGACACCGGCGCGGCGATCCGCGCCCGTTCGCTCGACTCGCAATCGGCCGGCGTCCGCCGCCAGGCCGAGCTGCGCGAGGAAGCGGTGCGGCAGGACGGCTATGCCGAGGCCAATCTGTGGACCGGCATCGGCCGCGCCCGCTCGGGCTGCGGCGCGGCGATCGTCGGCGATCCCGACCAGGTGCTCGCCAAGCTGGCGGCCTATCGCGACGCGGGGATCGACGCCTTCATCCTGTCGGGCTACCCCCACGCCGCCGAAGCCGACCTGTTCGCCCGCCACGTCCTCCCACGCATCGACCACGCGCCGCTGGTGGTGTGAGGCCGATCGTTCGATCCGTCTCCTTATCAAAATCGTCACCCCGGACTCGTTCCGGGGTCCACCGGGCCGCAGGGGAAAAGTGTCGTCTCAAGCCTTTCTCCTCGCCGCAAGGTGGACCCCGGAACACGTCCGGGGTGACGGGGTAAGCTTGGAAGACGACCGGCTCGCACGAGCGTCCATAGGCGATAGCCCTCCCGCCGGGGGAGGATTTTTCTTCAGCCCCTGAATATCGAAGCCGTTAGCCCTGAGCCTGTCGAAGGGGCGGGTGACTCCCACCGCGCTTCGACAGGCAAGCCCCCAACGCGCTGGCGACGCCCGCGCAAAGCGCGTATGGCGGCGCCATGCTCCAGCCTAGTGCCGCCTTCCTCTCGCGTGCCCGGCCACGCAGCGTCGCGCGGTGGCTGTTCGTCGTCGCCGGTCTCATCGTCGCGATGGTCGTCGTCGGCGGGATCACCCGGCTCACCGAATCGGGCCTGTCGATCACCTCGTGGAAGCCGATCAGCGGCATCGTCCCGCCGCTGACCGAGGCGCAATGGCAGGCCGAATTCGCCGGCTATCGCCGCATCCCCGAATATGCCGCGTTCAACCAGGGGATGACGCTGACCGGCTTCAAAAACATCTTCTTCTGGGAATATGCGCATCGCCTGCTCGGCCGGATCATCGGCCTCGCCTTCGCCGCGCCGCTGCTGTGGTTCGCGATCCGCAAGCAGATCCCCGCCGGCTACGGCTGGCGACTGGTCGCCCTGCTCGCGCTCGGCGGCTTCCAGGGTGCGATCGGCTGGTGGATGGTCGCCTCCGGCCTGTCGGTGCGCACCGACGTCAGCCACGTGCGGCTCGCGATCCACCTGCTCACCGCGCTCACCATCCTCGCCGGCATCGTCTGGACCGCGCTCGACCTGCGCGCGCTGCATCGCAGCCCCCTCGCCCATCCGGCGCGGCTGACCGGCGTCGCGATCGCCGCGCTGGCGCTGCTCGTCGTCCAGCTCCTCTATGGCGCGTTCACCGCCGGGCTCGACGCCGGCTATGCCTTCGCGAGCTGGCCGCTGATGGGCGATGCGCTGTTCCCCGCCAACGTGCCGATGGTCGATCCGGGCTGGCGCAACGCGGTCGACAATCCGGTGGTCGTGCAGTTCATCCACCGCTGGTGGGCGTTCGTCACCGCTGCCGGGCTGGTCTGGCTGGCGGTGCGCGCGACGCGCACCGGCGCGAAGGCGGGCTGGTGGGTGATCGCGCTGGTCGCGTTGCAGATCGTGCTCGGCATCGCGACGCTGCTCAGCGGCGTGCAGATCGACCTCGCCGTCGCGCATCAGGCCAATGCCGCCCTGCTGCTGATCGCCACCGTCTTAGCCGCCCATGCGGTGGGTCGCCAAACGGCCTGAGCGAGCCCATGGTATTATTTTACCCGTCAGCAAAGCCGCGCTTTGCTTGACTTTCGGGGGGCCATCCAGCAGTAGCGCGGTCAATCACGCCGTCCTCCGGGGCGGCGTGCATCGTTTCAAACTGGAAGGTCCAACGCCATGAAGGCGCTCATGAAGACCACCAAGTCGGCCAAGCCGCACGAGGTGGAGAAGAAGTGGCATATCGTCGATGCCGACGGCCTGGTGGTCGGTCGCGCGGCGACGATCATCGCCAACGTCCTGCGCGGCAAGCACAAGACGTCGTTCACCCCGCACGTCGATTGCGGTGACAACGTCATCGTCATCAACGCCGACAAGATCCGCTTCACCGGCAACAAGGCCGCGAAGAAGGTCTATTACAAGCACACTGGCTATGCCGGCGGCATCAAGGGCATCACCGCCGCCAAGGTCCTCGACGGCCGCTTCCCGGAGCGCGTTCTCGAAAAGGCCGTCGAGCGCATGATCCCGCGCGGTCCGCTCGGTCGCGAGCAGATGCGCAACCTGCGCATCTTCAAGGGCAGCGAGCATCCGCACGAAGCTCAGAACCCGGACGTTCTCGACATTGGCGGCATGAACCGCAAGAACAAGGTGGGCGCGTAATGACCGACAATCGCCAGTCGCTTTCCGATCTCGCGTCGCTGACGCAGCAGCCCGCTCCGGCCGCCGCCGGCGCGCCCGCGATCACCACCGACGGTGAGGCGCCCGCCGCCCCGACGCAGGTGCTCCCGGTCACCCCGCTGCGCGAGCAGGTCCTCGACAAATACGGCCGCGCCTATGCGACCGGCCGCCGCAAGGACGCCGTCGCCCGCGTCTGGCTGAAGCCGGGTTCGGGCAAGATCACGATCAACGGTCGCGATCAGGAAGTTTATTTCGCGCGTCCGACGCTGCGTCTCGTCATCAACCAGGTGTTCGGCATCACCGAGCGCGAAGGTCAGTATGACGTGATCTGCACCGTCAAGGGCGGCGGCCTCTCGGGCCAGGCCGGCGCGGTCAAGCACGGCATCAGCCAGGCGCTGACCCGCTTTGAGCCGGTGCTGCGCGCCCCGGTCAAGGCGGCAGGCTTCCTAACCCGCGACAGCCGTACCGTCGAGCGCAAGAAGTACGGCCGTGCGAAGGCACGCCGCAGCTTCCAGTTCTCGAAGCGCTAAGCGGTTCGCGAACCACGGTTCCGAAAGGGGCGGTCCGGCAACGGGCCGCCCTTTTTCGTGGGCGCGCTCAGCCCGGCGAGCGCCGGGACCGATAGGAAACGCCTGATTACCCCCGAGCCCCCTCCAGTGCTCCCGCGCAGGCGGGAGCCCAGGGCCAAGTGAAACAACGTCTGATGGCGTGCGTGACTCCTGGGCTCCCGGCTACGCGGGAGCACTGGTAGAGCCTCGTACGGTCTTGCGACCGTCGGATTGGCGAACAAGGCGCAGCGCCCGCTTCAAAACAGCTTGCGCACCGACAGCTTCACGATCCGGCCATAGGGATCGAGGAACGCCGGCTGGAAGCGATAGGGCGTCACGCCATTGCGGTCG
Encoded proteins:
- a CDS encoding COX15/CtaA family protein, which translates into the protein MLQPSAAFLSRARPRSVARWLFVVAGLIVAMVVVGGITRLTESGLSITSWKPISGIVPPLTEAQWQAEFAGYRRIPEYAAFNQGMTLTGFKNIFFWEYAHRLLGRIIGLAFAAPLLWFAIRKQIPAGYGWRLVALLALGGFQGAIGWWMVASGLSVRTDVSHVRLAIHLLTALTILAGIVWTALDLRALHRSPLAHPARLTGVAIAALALLVVQLLYGAFTAGLDAGYAFASWPLMGDALFPANVPMVDPGWRNAVDNPVVVQFIHRWWAFVTAAGLVWLAVRATRTGAKAGWWVIALVALQIVLGIATLLSGVQIDLAVAHQANAALLLIATVLAAHAVGRQTA
- the rplM gene encoding 50S ribosomal protein L13, whose amino-acid sequence is MKALMKTTKSAKPHEVEKKWHIVDADGLVVGRAATIIANVLRGKHKTSFTPHVDCGDNVIVINADKIRFTGNKAAKKVYYKHTGYAGGIKGITAAKVLDGRFPERVLEKAVERMIPRGPLGREQMRNLRIFKGSEHPHEAQNPDVLDIGGMNRKNKVGA
- the rpsI gene encoding 30S ribosomal protein S9, producing the protein MTDNRQSLSDLASLTQQPAPAAAGAPAITTDGEAPAAPTQVLPVTPLREQVLDKYGRAYATGRRKDAVARVWLKPGSGKITINGRDQEVYFARPTLRLVINQVFGITEREGQYDVICTVKGGGLSGQAGAVKHGISQALTRFEPVLRAPVKAAGFLTRDSRTVERKKYGRAKARRSFQFSKR